Proteins found in one Quercus robur chromosome 2, dhQueRobu3.1, whole genome shotgun sequence genomic segment:
- the LOC126695899 gene encoding lariat debranching enzyme, producing MRIAVEGCMHGDLDTVYKTLQYAETKNNFKIDLLLCCGDFQAVRNEKDLESLNVPRKYRSMNSFWKYYSGEEVAPFPTIFIGGNHEASNYMWELYHGGWAAPNIYFLGFAGVVKFGNIRIGGLSGIYNQRHYHLGHYERPPYNEHTIRSVYHVREYDVHQLLQVEEPIDIFLSHDWPVCITDYGNSEELIRRKPYFRKEIEERTLGSVAAAQLLEKLKPPYWFSAHLHCKFSALVQHGEGGPVTKFLALDKCLPGRPFLQILEIESEPGPHEIQYDEEWLAITRSFNSVFPLTGKKTNFGSVDLRVEDSRQWLKSRLQERGAKPFEFVRTVPCYNPSQSVSNHSFSGYPRNPQTVSYLQLLELPYLLDSMPEPKDVSYSPASFIQRGSFSDDSETIPIDDVDELEELAEVDDEEAKYYKNFLTTKKKLSSTTHIDCLNNRRLETLMEKRPVAFSATVLFTTVVVFSIAASPSSANLSFNFYAASCPPAEFMVRNTVRSASSVDPTVPGKLLRLLFHDCFVEGCDASVLLQGNGTERDDPANTSLGGFSVIDSAKRVLEIFCPGTVSCADIVALAARDAVEMAGGPAIQIPTGRRDGIVSAASNVRPNIADTIFSVDDMKKLFSSKGLSLDDLVTLSGAHTIGAAHCSAFNDRFQEISNGNLKLIDASLNSTYAGELMKQCPARASPSVTVNNDPETSFMFDNQYYRNLLAHKGLFQSDSVLLDDNRTRKQVVDFANNQVGFFESWGQSFLKLTSIDVKTGDEGEIRRSCSTTNE from the exons ATGAGGATAGCAGTAGAAGGGTGTATGCATGGGGACCTTGACACTGTCTACAAAACTCTTCAGTATGCTGAAACCAAGAACAACTTCAAAATCGACCTCCTCCTCTGTTGCGGCGACTTTCAG GCAGTGAGGAATGAGAAGGATCTGGAGAGCCTCAACGTGCCACGAAAGTACCGCTCCATGAACTCCTTCTGGAAGTACTATTCTGGCGAAGAAGTTGCTCCCTTTCCCACCATTTTCATCGGCGGAAACCACGAGGCCTCTAATTATATGTGGGAATT GTACCATGGAGGATGGGCAGCACCTAATATATACTTTTTGGGGTTTGCTGGGGTGGTCAAGTTTGGGAACATTCGTATTGGTGGACTTTCTGGAATTTACAATCAACGCCATTATCATTTAG GACACTATGAGAGGCCTCCTTATAATGAGCATACTATTAGGTCAGTATATCATGTTCGTGAATATGATGTCCACCAGCTCCTGCAAGTTGAGGAACCGattgatatttttctttcacATGATTGGCCTGTTTGCATCACTGATTATGGGAACTCAGAGGAACTTATTCGACGCAAACCATATTTCAGGAAGGAG ATTGAGGAAAGAACTCTTGGAAGTGTAGCTGCTGCTCAACTTCTGGAAAAATTGAAACCACCCTATTGGTTTTCAGCTCACCTACATTGCAAATTTTCTGCTCTTGTTCAGCATGGGGAAGGTGGCCCAGTGACAAAATTTCTTGCACTTGATAAGTGCCTTCCCGGTCGCCCATTTTTACAG ATACTTGAAATTGAATCAGAGCCAGGACCTCATGAGATCCAGTATGATGAAGAATGGCTAGCAATAACACGGAGTTTCAACTCTGTCTTTCCTTTGACAGGGAAAAAGACAAATTTTGG GAGTGTAGATCTTCGCGTGGAAGATAGTCGTCAATGGCTTAAAAGCAGGCTACAAGAAAGAGGGGCCAAACCTTTTGAATTTGTTCGAACAGTACCATGTTACAATCCCTCTCAATCTGTCTCCAATCATTCCTTTTCTG GATACCCTAGGAATCCTCAAACAGTATCTTACTTGCAGTTACTAGAACTTCCTTATCTTCTTGATTCCATGCCAGAACCAAAGGATGTATCCTATAGTCCTGCTTCATTCATTCAAAGAG GTTCTTTTAGTGATGACAGCGAAACCATTCCCATTGATGATGTGGATGAATTGGAAGAACTTGCAGAAGTTGACGATGAGGAAGCCAAATA CTACAAGAATTTTCTTACCACCAAGAAAAAGTTGTCGTCTACCACTCACATAGATTGCTTGAAC AATAGAAGGCTAGAAACCCTTATGGAGAAAAGACCAGTAGCTTTTTCTGCAACAGTACTCTTCACTACTGTTGTTGTTTTCTCCATTGCTGCTTCTCCTTCCAGTGCCAACCTTTCATTTAACTTCTATGCAGCTTCATGCCCACCAGCTGAGTTTATGGTTAGAAACACAGTGAGATCGGCTTCCTCTGTTGATCCAACTGTTCCTGGGAAGCTTCTTCGCTTGCTGTTCCATGATTGCTTCGTGGAG GGTTGTGATGCATCTGTGCTGctacaaggaaatgggacggaGCGAGATGATCCAGCAAACACATCTCTTGGAGGATTTTCAGTAATAGATTCAGCTAAAAGAGTACTAGAAATCTTCTGTCCAGGAACTGTTTCTTGTGCTGATATTGTTGCTTTGGCTGCCAGAGACGCTGTTGAAATG GCTGGCGGACCAGCAATTCAGATTCCAACAGGTAGAAGAGATGGGATAGTTTCAGCAGCTTCTAATGTTAGGCCTAATATTGCAGACACAATTTTTTCAGTGGATGACATGAAAAAGCTCTTCTCTTCTAAAGGATTGTCCTTGGATGACCTTGTCACCCTTTCAG GAGCTCACACCATTGGAGCAGCTCACTGCAGCGCATTCAATGATCGCTTTCAAGAAATCTCCAATGGGAATCTCAAACTCATTGACGCATCCCTTAACAGTACTTATGCTGGAGAGCTCATGAAACAGTGCCCTGCAAGAGCAAGCCCCTCTGTAACTGTTAATAATGATCCTGAGACATCTTTCATGTTTGACAACCAGTACTACCGAAATCTTTTAGCCCACAAGGGGCTATTCCAATCAGATTCCGTTCTGTTAGATGATAACAGAACGCGGAAACAAGTAGTGGATTTCGCAAATAACCAAGTTGGCTTTTTTGAGAGTTGGGGTCAGTCATTTTTGAAGCTTACTAGCATTGATGTAAAAACAGGTGATGAAGGAGAAATTAGAAGATCTTGTTCAACAACGAATGAGTAA
- the LOC126712782 gene encoding eukaryotic translation initiation factor 3 subunit B-like: MADVMVMKEIEATAANLGIDLDKLDLDSIRLPPGEDFGIVSDDEDIYQGDNLELNTGFGNVIIVDNLPVVTREKFGKLETVVRKIYSQIGMIKEDGLWMPVEYDPESKSEKTLGYCFIEFNTPLEAELAKEKTNGYKLDKAHIFAVNMFDDFDRFMKVPDEWAPPEFKPYTPGENLQQWLTDEKARDQFVIRAGSDTEVLWNDARHLKPEPVYKRAFWTESFVQWSPLGTYLATVHRQGAAVWGGASTFNRLMRYAHPQVKLIDFSPGEKYLVTYSSHEPSNPRDANRVVINIFDVRTGKVMRDFKGSADDFAIGGTGGVTGVSWPVFRWAGGKEDKYFARIGKNIISVYETETFSLIDKKSLKVENVVDFSWSPTDPILALFVPELGDHPARVSLMQIPSKDELRQKNLFSVSDCKMYWQSNGDYLAVKVDRYTKTKKSTYTGFELFRIRERDIPIEVFELENKNDKIIAFAWEPKGHRFAVIHGDNPRPDISFYSMRSANNTEKVKKLITLKGKQANALFWSPTGRFIILAGLKGFNGQLEFYNVDELETMATAEHFMATDIEWDPTGRYVATAVTSVHEMENGFNIWSFNGKLLYRILKDHFFQYLWRPRPPSFLSPEKEEEIAKNLKKYSKKYEAEDQDVSMLLSEQDREKRKMLKDEWEKWVNEWKHLHEVEKLEREKLRDGEASDEEEEYEAKEVEVEEILDVSEEVLSFED, encoded by the exons ATGGCGGACGTGATGGTGATGAAAGAGATCGAGGCCACGGCGGCAAACCTCGGAATCGATCTCGACAAACTCGACCTCGACTCCATTCGCCTCCCTCCCGGCGAAGACTTCGGCATCGTAAG TGATGATGAAGATATTTATCAAGGGGATAATCTGGAGTTGAACACTGGGTTTGGCAATGTTATCATTGTTGATAATCTCCCTGTCGTTACTCGGGAAAAATTTGGGAAGCTTGAAACCGTTGTTCGTAAAATCTACAGTCAGATTGGTATGATCAAGGAGGATGGCCTTTGGATGCCCGTCGAATACGATCCCGAGTCTAAGTCTGAGAAAACCTTAGGCTATTGCTTTATTGAGTTTAATACTCCTCTG GAAGCTGAGCTTGCAAAGGAGAAGACAAATGGGTACAAGTTGGACAAGGCTCACATTTTTGCGGTGAACATGTTTGATGATTTTGATAGGTTCATGAAAGTTCCAGATGAGTGGGCCCCTCCTGAATTTAAGCCATATACTCCAGGG GAAAATCTTCAACAATGGCTGACTGATGAAAAAGCTCGTGATCAGTTTGTGATTCGTGCTGGTTCAGATACTGAGGTTTTATGGAATGATGCAAGGCATCTGAAGCCTGAGCCAGTTTATAAGCGTGCT TTCTGGACCGAAAGTTTTGTGCAGTGGTCCCCATTGGGGACTTACTTGGCAACAGTTCACAGGCAAGGTGCCGCTGTTTGGGGTGGTGCCAGCACCTTTAATCGCCTTATGCGTTATGCTCATCCtcag GTTAAACTGATTGATTTTTCCCCTGGTGAGAAATATTTAGTGACCTATAGCAGCCATGAACCAAGTAATCCTCGTGATGCGAAT agGGTTGTGATAAATATTTTTGATGTGAGAACTGGAAAAGTGATGAGAGATTTCAAGGGAAGTGCTGATGACTTTGCTATTGGAGGAACTGGTGGTGTTACAGGGGTGTCATGGCCTGTTTTCAG ATGGGCAGGAGGTAAAGAGGACAAATATTTTGCTAGAATTgggaaaaatattatttctgtCTATGAAACAGAGACCTTTTCACTTATTGACAAGAAATCCCTGAAGGTAGAAAATGTAGTGGATTTCAGTTGGTCACCTACAGATCCAATTCTTGCACTCTTTGTTCCTGAATTGGGGGACCATCCTGCTAGG GTGAGTCTAATGCAAATCCCAAGTAAAGATGAGTTAAGGCAGAAGAATCTTTTCAGTGTTAGTGATTGCAAAATGTACTGGCAAAGCAATGGGGATTATCTCGCTGTTAAGGTCGATCGCTATACAAAAACGAAAAAAAGCACATACACAGGCTTTGAGCTTTTCCGTATAAGAGAGCGAGATATTCCCATTGAGGTTTTTGAGCTTGAGAATAAGAATGACAAGATTATTGCCTTCGCTTGGGAGCCAAAGGGCCACAGGTTTGCCGTTATCCATGGTGATAACCCAAGACCTGATATAAGTTTCTACTCAATGCGCTCTGCAAACAATACAGAGAAGGTTAAAAAGCTCATTACTCTGAAAGGGAAGCAGGCAAATGCTCTTTTCTGGTCACCTACTGGGCGCTTCATTATACTCGCAGGATTAAAGGGTTTCAATGGACAGCTGGAGTTTTACAATGTTGATGAGCTTGAAACCATGGCAACAGCTGAGCATTTTATGGCAACAGATATTGAATGGGATCCAACCGGAAG GTATGTTGCAACTGCAGTGACTTCCGTACATGAGATGGAAAATGGTTTCAACATATGGTCCTTCAATGGCAAGCTACTTTATAGGATCCTGAAGGATCATTTCTTTCAG TACTTGTGGCGCCCAAGACCACCATCATTCTTGAGTCCtgagaaagaggaagagataGCAAAGAACTTAAAGAAGTACAGTAAGAAGTACGAGGCAGAGGACCAGGACGTATCAATGCTATTGAGTGAGCAAGATCGTGAGAAGCGGAAGATGTTGAAGGATGAATGGGAGAAGTGGGTCAATGAGTGGAAGCATTTGCACGAAGTAGAAAAACTTGAGAGGGAGAAACTCAGGGATGGAGAAGCCAGCGATGAAGAGGAAGAGTACGAGGCAAAAGAAGTTGAAGTTGAGGAGATATTGGATGTTTCAGAGGAGGTCCTTTCGTTTGAGGACTGA